In Betaproteobacteria bacterium, the genomic window ACTCCACATCGGTCATCAGCTGATGCAGGCGCATGGCCATGCCGGCGATCATCTTGCGGCAGAGGGTGGGGTCGCGCTCCAGTTCGTCGAAGATGACCGATTTGGAAATGTGCAGCAGGAGCGAATCGGTGAGCGCCTGGGCGAAGACGACGTAGGGCTTGTCCATGAACATGATGGCTTCGCCGAAGCTGGCGCCCTGGCCGATGATCTCGACCACCTTTTCGCTGCCCTGGGGAGAGGTGAAGCCGAGCTTGATCTGGCCATAGACCACCAGATGGAAGCCGCTGCACGGGTCGCCCTTGTGGAACAGGATATCGCCCTTGCTGGCGTGGATTTCGCGGGTGCCGCGGGCGACCTTGGCGATTTCCTGGGGGGCGAGGCCGTTGAAGAGCGGGACGTGGGAGAGCAGCGCCTCGATGTTGATGGGGTGGCTTCCTTGCATGATCGGCTCGGCCAAGGGAAATCGGGGCATCTTGGCACCGGATTAGGCTGAAAGCAATATGGCCGAGGGTCTATTGACGGGTGAGCTGGACGTAGAGGAGCGGCAGGCGCCGGGGCAATTCTTCCGGCTTCCGGATGACGCAGAACCCCGCCGGGCCGAAGAGGTAGGGCAGGTAGGCGCCGGCTTCCCGGTCGATGGTGACGCAGAAGGGCGTGAGCCCCAGGCGGCGGGCCTCGAAGACGGCCATGCGCGTGTCCTCGATGCCGTAGCGGGAATCGTAAAGGTCCAGGTCGTTGGGCTTGCCGTCGGTGATGATGAGCAGCAGGCGGCGGCCGGCGGCCTGCTCGGCCAGGATGCTGCTCGCCTGGCGCAGGGCCGCCCCCATGCGTGTGTAGTAGCCGGGCTTGATGGCCAGGATGCGGCCCCGGGCCAGGCCGTCGTAGCGGGAAGCGAAATCCTTGAGCAGGTGGAAGCGGATGTTCTGCCGACGGAGCGACGAGAAGCCGTAGATGCCGAAGCGGTCGCCGGTGGCCGACAGGGCCTCGGCGAAGAGCAGCAGGGAATCACGGATGACGTCCACGATGCGATGGCTGTCGGAAATCCAGGCGTCGGTGGACATGGACAGGTCGGCCAGCAGCA contains:
- a CDS encoding Crp/Fnr family transcriptional regulator; amino-acid sequence: MQGSHPINIEALLSHVPLFNGLAPQEIAKVARGTREIHASKGDILFHKGDPCSGFHLVVYGQIKLGFTSPQGSEKVVEIIGQGASFGEAIMFMDKPYVVFAQALTDSLLLHISKSVIFDELERDPTLCRKMIAGMAMRLHQLMTDVESYSLHSGKQRIVGYLIREVPTTEHGKNLTVTLPTNKGIIASRLNLTQEHFSRILHELTELGLIVVEGRKIHIPDIDRLRAHDR